Part of the Candidatus Kryptoniota bacterium genome is shown below.
ACCTTACGAATCGGATTGTAAGTGGTGCGCCAACTGCAAAGGATTCCAGATACTCTCGCACAGCGGTATCGATGACGCGATCATATACATCGGCAACGGATTCTCCGACCGATGTGCGGTCAAGTACGCGGACGTGGTGTTCGCGAAAGACGAACTCCTCAGATATTGTCAGGAGAACAATATCACATATCAACCGTTCAGGACGTTTGAAGATATTTTAATGAAATTCAGAAAAATGATAGAGGCCGGCGGCATCAGAAAGAGACACCAGGCAGAACTGAGACGCAGGGAGGCGTATCTCGCCGAGTGACGGATCCTACTGAAAACAAAAACTGGAAGAGTCAGCTATTTACGTTCAGGAGCTACACTCCCATTCCGTTCTTGATTGTCATGCTACTCTTCTCCTCGCCGACCATCGCGTCACTCGTTGCAGGTTTCCTGATCGCGCTGGTTGGAGAATCGGTGCGGTTCTGGGGAGTAGCGTACGCCGGAAGCGAGACAAGAACAACCGGCAGAGTGGGCGGAACTCAGCTCGTGACTAGCGGTCCCTATTCATTTGTGAGAAATCCCCTGTACGTGGGCAATGTCATCCTCTATCTCGGTGTAGGAATTATGTCGAACGCACTCACCCCGTACCTCCAGGTGATTGCCGTAATCTATTTCGCGCTTCAGTATTCCGCGATAGTCGGCATTGAAGAGAAGTATCTGGCAGAGACTTTTTCCGGCTGGAACGATTACGCGAGTAAGGTGCCTCGATTCATACCGCGACTTTCCCGCTTTGTCTCAGGACAAGTGCTCGTTCCGAACACGAAGAGGGCGCTTCGTTCTGAAAGATCGTCGCTTCTAGCGTTCGCCTCGATCAGCTGCCTCCTCTGTGTGATTTATATTGTTCGAGGTGCAAGTTGACATCGACGCTGATGATTATCGCAGGCGAGACATCAGGCGACAAGCACGCAGCTCTTCTTGCCGAAAGTCTGCAAAAAGCTGCGGATGTCAGGTTATATGGCGTCGGCGGAGACAGGATGAAGGAAGCAGGCGTCGCGCTTATGCACCATGTCAGAGAAATGTCGGTAATGGGATTTTCTGAAGTGCTTTTCAGGATTCCTTTTTTAAGAAGAGTGAGCAGGGAACTCATCGAATCTATCGACGCCAGGAAGCCGGACGGCGTAATACTTGTCGATTATCCCGGCTTCAATCTTCGTTTCGCTGCGCTCGCCAGAGCCCGAGGGCTCAAGGTAATTTACTTCATAAGTCCTCAGGTCTGGGCGTGGGGAAAAGGAAGAATCGAAAAAATACGGCGCACAGTCGACCTGATGCTGACTGTTTTCAAATTTGAAGAGGAAATGTACAAGGAGGAAGGAATCGACGCCCACTGGGTAGGGCATCCACTCGTTGATGAAATAACTCATCCCGACAGCTCGTCCTTCTCGGAATTTAAAAAGAAATATGGCATTGCGGAGGGATCGAAAATTCTGGCGCTCCTTCCAGGAAGCCGACTTCAGGAAATCAGAAGGATACTTCCTGGTATGCTCCGAACGGCTGAGTTACTGGCTGGGGGTCTACCACACGAAACAATTAAGATTGTCACTGTCATCGGATGCGCTCCCGGAATAGGGTCTAAGATATATGATGAGCTCACGGCCGGTTCTCGCGCCTATCCACTGCTTTGTCCTGACGTCGAGTCGTTACTCATTTCTTCAGATGCCGGGATTATCGCCAGCGGCACAGCGACTTTGGAAGCAGCACTTTATGGACTGCCGATTGCGGTTGTCTACAAAACCGGCTGGTTGAATTACCTGATTGGCAGATCGCTCGTAAAATTGAAATCGATATCTCTCGTGAACATCGTTGCAGGGAAGGAAATTGTCAAAGAGTTTGTCCAGGGGAATTTTAAACCGGGAGAAGTTGCAGAGGCAGTAAGAGAGATGCTCGTCGCGGGCGGTGTCGCGGAGAAGATGAGAAATGAGTATAAAGAGGTCCGCAGGATCCTCGGTGAAAAAGGTGCGACGGACAGGGCGGCTAAATTGATTTTGAATTCGATCTGATGAAGGACTTGGCGAGAAAAATATTGTATCCGTTCGATGCACTATATGCTGCTGCGGTCACTGCGCGCAATTACGCGTATGATCATGAATTGTTGAACTCCGAGCATCTTCCCGCGCCGGTATTGTCCGTGGGGAATATCTCAGTCGGGGGATCAGGGAAGACGCCGTTCACAATGTACCTCATCGGGAAACTCCTCGAGTCAGGTCGTAAACCGGCAGTTTTGTCCCGCGGGTATATGAGATTAACGGAAGATCTTGCGATCTCTTGTCCTGCTCAAGGCTTCATGGCCGACGTTCGCTCATTGGGCGATGAGCCCGCATTGATCTCGCAATCTTTTCCTGCCGTTCCGGTGGCGGTCAATAGGGACCGATTCAAAGCAGGGATGGAGGTTATTGAAAAGTGTGGCGCCGATATCTTTATCCTCGATGACGGATTTCAAAATCGAGAGCTGGCTCGCGATGCAGATTTTGTGTTGATGAGAGACTCGCTGGCTGATCTGACCGATCAATATCTCCCGTCCGGAAATCTGCGCGACTCGAAAAAACGCCTGGGTCAGGCACAGATCATCGTCCTCACGTCTCACGAACGGTTTGGTCTGCACGAAACGGATTTCGGCATATTGAGGAAGTTCAGCGATGCGGCCGTTGCGGGAGTGAGTTTCTTGCTCTCGCATTTCGCAGATGTTGCAGGATCGGTATATTCGACGGATCAGCTCCGTGAAAGAGAGGTAGTGGCATTTTGTGGCATCGCCGGCCCTGATGCTTTCTTTGACGGAGTCCGGAGACTCAATCTAAATGTGACCGGCGTGAAAGCCTTCCGCGATCATCACTGGTACGATGAGTACGATCTTGACGAAATTTTCGGCGGCAATGATGAGTCGATTGCCGTCACAACTTCCAAAGACGCCGTGAGGATTTTTCTTGACGGGGAGTTGAACGGACACGACGATGTGAAACGCATATACGCGCTTCAGGAGAAAGCGGTTGTGAATTTCGGCAGTGAGCACATAGACGCCGCGTTGTCAACAGCACTCGGAGCTGTCTATGTTTAAGATCGCTCTGTCGGATTGCGGCAAGAAAAACAAGAATTATGAAAAGTTTGTGAGCAGGATACCGGGTTCATCCACGGTCATTTTGTCGGCGGGAAGAGGGAACGATGGCGAGCTTAAAAGCTGCGACGGACTTGTATTGACCGGCGGGAAGGATGTGGCGCCGGAACTCTTCGGCGACTGGGCCGATGAGACTGTTGAGGTCGATTCTGAAAGGGATGGGTTTGAATTCAAGTTGATAGAGAAATCTATGAAGCTCGGACTGCCGATCCTTGGAATTTGCCGCGGCATTCAGGTAGTAAACGTGTATCTCGGCGGGACACTGATTCTCGATCTCCAAAAATACCACGCTAGAAAACATGATGAAGTCAAGGAGGACGTCGACAGGACTCATACTATCAAAGTCGTACCAAGTTCAAAGCTTGGCAAGTTTGTGGGAAGGGAAAGTGGTACAGTGAACAGCGCTCATCATCAGGCCGTGGAAAGAATCGGGAAAGGCCTGAAGCTGGCAGCGCGGGCGGAAGACGGAACCGTAGAAGCTTTGGAAGGCGATGAAGAGTTGACAAGCAAGATCGTGCTGGTACAATGGCATCCCGAACGAATGGATTTTGAGAATCCTTTTGCTCATGGCGTTCTCGATCTGTTCGCCCGTCAAATGGAAGATAACCAACATTCAGAAAAATACGCTCAATGGAGGTCAAACAATGAGTAAAGTGAAATACGTCTATTTCTTCGGCAATGGCAAAGCCGATGGAAAGGCCGAAATGAAAAACCTGTTGGGTGGCAAAGGGGCTAACCTGGCGGAAATGACTAACATAGGTTTGCCTGTGCCACCGGGATTTACGATTACGACTGAAGTCTGCACGTACTATTATGCAAACAAGAGATCGTATCCGAAGATACTGAAAGTCGAAGTAGAAAAGGCGATGAAGCGACTCGAGTCGTCCGTTGGGACGAAATTCGGCGACAAGAATAATCCGCTTCTGGTATCTGTCAGGTCCGGTGCAAGAGCTTCGATGCCGGGCATGATGGACACAATCCTCAATCTCGGTCTCAATGATGTCGTGGTTGAAGGACTCGCGAAGAAGACAAACAATCCGAGGTTCGCATACGACGCTTACAGGCGTTTCGTGCAAATGTACGGTGACGTAGTACTGGGTTTGAAGCCGGTCCACAAAGATGAGATTGATCCTTTCGAGGCAATAATCGAAAAAAAGAAGAAAGAGAAAGGTGTCCACCATGACACAGAGCTTACGGCTGACGATCTGAAAGGTCTCGTGGCATCATTCAAGAAAGCGATCAAAGAAAAAACCGGCCACGACTTTCCGGAATCGCCGATGGAACAGTTGTGGGGAGCGATAGGGGCTGTCTTCGGTTCATGGAACAACGACCGCGCGATTGCCTATCGCAAGATGTATGATATACCGGAATCATGGGGCACGGCCGTGAGCGTGGTAGCAATGGTGTTTGGAAACATGGGCGAGACGTCCGGCACCGGAGTCGCCTTCACGCGTGATCCTGCCGCAGGAGAAAACGTTTTCTACGGCGAATACCTCATGAACGCGCAGGGCGAAGATGTCGTCGCAGGTATCCGCACTCCTATTCCCATCGCGAAACTTGCAGAGCAGAATCCGAGAATCTACAAGCAGCTCGAGAAAATCCGCCACGTGCTGGAAAAGCATTATCGGGACATGAACGATATAGAGTTCACGATCCAGGAAGGGAAGTTGTACATGCTCCAATGCCGTGTCGGAAAGCGGACGGCATTTGCTGCGATCAAGATCGCTGTCGACATGGTTTCCGAGAAGCTGATTTCGGAAAAGGAGGCGCTTAACAGGATTGAGCCTGATCAGCTTAACCAGTTGCTCCGGCCGGTCTTCGACTTGAAAGAAAAAGACGCCGCCGTCAAAGGAAACCGTCTTCTTGCCAAAGGTCTGAATGCCGGCCCGGGCGCCGCGACGGGCCGGGTAGTATTCAATGCACCGGACGCGGAAGAATGGAACAAACGCGGAGAGCAGGTGATACTCACCAGAATTGAGACTTCTCCCGAAGATATCAGAGGCATGAACGCTTCTGCAGGTATCCTGACGGCAAGAGGTGGTATGACATCTCACGCCGCGCTTGTCGCGAGACAAATGGGCAAAGTCTGCATCGTGGGCTGCTCATCGCTGGAGATCGACTATTCAACGCACACGATGCAAGTGAAGGGAAAGACCGTCAAAGAAGGTGACTGGATCTCAATTGATGGTTCGACTGGGGAAGTGATTGAAGGTAAGCTCCCGACAAAACCGTCCGAAGTTCTTCAGGTTGTCATCGACAAGACCCTGGATCCGAAAAGCGCGCCGATATACCAGCAGTTCACCAGGATCATGGACTGGGCCGACAAGTACAGACTTCTTAACATCCGTACTAACGCCGATCAGCCCGACCAGGCTTCAAACGCTGTTGCGTTTGGCGCGGAGGGTATCGGTCTCTGCCGTACCGAACACATGTTCTTTGGTGAGGGAAAGATCGGACCGATGCGTGAGATGATCCTGGCCGACACTCTCGACGCAAGGAAAAAGGCTCTGGCAAAGCTTCTGCCTTTGCAGAGAACCGACTTCGAGGGAATATTCGAGGCGATGAACGGAAAGCCCGTTACGATAAGGACTCTCGATCCGCCTCTTCACGAGTTCCTTCCGCACGAAGAGAAGCCTCAACGCGAGCTCGCTGGCCAGATGGGGATCAGTTTCGAGAAAGTGCGGCAGAGAGTGGAAGATCTTCACGAGTTCAACCCGATGCTTGGTTTCAGGGGATGCCGGCTCGGGATAATCTATCCGGAAATCACTGAGATGCAGTCGCGCGCAATTTTCGAAGCTGCAGCGAATGTCCAGAAAAAGGGCACCAAGGTGGAGCCCGAAGTGATGATTCCCCTCGTGGGAAATGTTAAGGAGCTCGAGAATCAAGCGAAGATCGTCCGAGCAGCAGCGGTAGAAGTGATGAAGGAAAAAGGCGTGAAGTTTGACTACCACGTCGGAACGATGATAGAAGTGCCGCGCGGAGCATTAACCGCCGACGAGATTGCAAAGGAGGCGGAATTCTTCAGCTTCGGGACCAACGACCTCACTCAAACTACGCTCGGCGTAAGCCGAGACGATGCGGGAAGATTTCTTATCCCTTACACAGAAATGGAAATCTACGCCAAGGATCCCTTCGAAGTGCTGGATCGTGACGGAGTCGGATTGCTTATGAAGATGGCGAAAGAAAAAGGGCGTTCGGTTCGCGCGGATCTTAAGATCGGCATCTGCGGCGAGCATGGAGGTGAGCCGTCGTCGGTCGAGTTCTGTCACATGATCGGCCTGAACTACGTGAGTTGTTCACCGTATAGGGTGCCGATCGCACGTCTAGCGGCGGCACGTGCTGCGTTGAGATATCCGGCCGAACCGAAAAAAGGCGAAGGCAAGAGGTCGCCTAAGTCAAGAAAGAAGTAGGGATATAAACGTTGGACCCGGCGGGAGCTCTCACTTCCGTCGGGTCATGACGAGATGAAGGAATAAGTATATGATGAAACTCACGGACTTCAAGTACGCAATTCCGCGAAGCCTGATTGCCAAGTCCCCGGCTCAGCCTCGCGACCACGCGCGCCTGATGGTGCTCGACAGGAAGACGCAACAAATAGAAGAGAAGGTCTTCTATGAGGTCTCCGAATATTTTCAAAAAGGAGATTCGCTCGTCGTGAACGAGACTAAAGTCTTTCCGGCCAGACTTCTCGGCAGGAAGGAAAAGACGAATGCGAAAATCGAAGTCCTCCTTCTAAGAGAACTCAATCACGAAGAGGGAATTTGGGATGTGGTCGTCGAGCCCGCTCGGAAGGTAAGGATCGGAAATAAGATCTATTTCGACGATGAGAAGATCTATGCGGAGGTCATAGACAATACGACCAGCCGCGGACGAACGATCAAGTTTAATTATAAAG
Proteins encoded:
- the lpxK gene encoding tetraacyldisaccharide 4'-kinase; the protein is MKDLARKILYPFDALYAAAVTARNYAYDHELLNSEHLPAPVLSVGNISVGGSGKTPFTMYLIGKLLESGRKPAVLSRGYMRLTEDLAISCPAQGFMADVRSLGDEPALISQSFPAVPVAVNRDRFKAGMEVIEKCGADIFILDDGFQNRELARDADFVLMRDSLADLTDQYLPSGNLRDSKKRLGQAQIIVLTSHERFGLHETDFGILRKFSDAAVAGVSFLLSHFADVAGSVYSTDQLREREVVAFCGIAGPDAFFDGVRRLNLNVTGVKAFRDHHWYDEYDLDEIFGGNDESIAVTTSKDAVRIFLDGELNGHDDVKRIYALQEKAVVNFGSEHIDAALSTALGAVYV
- a CDS encoding isoprenylcysteine carboxylmethyltransferase family protein, which encodes MTDPTENKNWKSQLFTFRSYTPIPFLIVMLLFSSPTIASLVAGFLIALVGESVRFWGVAYAGSETRTTGRVGGTQLVTSGPYSFVRNPLYVGNVILYLGVGIMSNALTPYLQVIAVIYFALQYSAIVGIEEKYLAETFSGWNDYASKVPRFIPRLSRFVSGQVLVPNTKRALRSERSSLLAFASISCLLCVIYIVRGAS
- the ppdK gene encoding pyruvate, phosphate dikinase; this encodes MSKVKYVYFFGNGKADGKAEMKNLLGGKGANLAEMTNIGLPVPPGFTITTEVCTYYYANKRSYPKILKVEVEKAMKRLESSVGTKFGDKNNPLLVSVRSGARASMPGMMDTILNLGLNDVVVEGLAKKTNNPRFAYDAYRRFVQMYGDVVLGLKPVHKDEIDPFEAIIEKKKKEKGVHHDTELTADDLKGLVASFKKAIKEKTGHDFPESPMEQLWGAIGAVFGSWNNDRAIAYRKMYDIPESWGTAVSVVAMVFGNMGETSGTGVAFTRDPAAGENVFYGEYLMNAQGEDVVAGIRTPIPIAKLAEQNPRIYKQLEKIRHVLEKHYRDMNDIEFTIQEGKLYMLQCRVGKRTAFAAIKIAVDMVSEKLISEKEALNRIEPDQLNQLLRPVFDLKEKDAAVKGNRLLAKGLNAGPGAATGRVVFNAPDAEEWNKRGEQVILTRIETSPEDIRGMNASAGILTARGGMTSHAALVARQMGKVCIVGCSSLEIDYSTHTMQVKGKTVKEGDWISIDGSTGEVIEGKLPTKPSEVLQVVIDKTLDPKSAPIYQQFTRIMDWADKYRLLNIRTNADQPDQASNAVAFGAEGIGLCRTEHMFFGEGKIGPMREMILADTLDARKKALAKLLPLQRTDFEGIFEAMNGKPVTIRTLDPPLHEFLPHEEKPQRELAGQMGISFEKVRQRVEDLHEFNPMLGFRGCRLGIIYPEITEMQSRAIFEAAANVQKKGTKVEPEVMIPLVGNVKELENQAKIVRAAAVEVMKEKGVKFDYHVGTMIEVPRGALTADEIAKEAEFFSFGTNDLTQTTLGVSRDDAGRFLIPYTEMEIYAKDPFEVLDRDGVGLLMKMAKEKGRSVRADLKIGICGEHGGEPSSVEFCHMIGLNYVSCSPYRVPIARLAAARAALRYPAEPKKGEGKRSPKSRKK
- the lpxB gene encoding lipid-A-disaccharide synthase, whose amino-acid sequence is MTSTLMIIAGETSGDKHAALLAESLQKAADVRLYGVGGDRMKEAGVALMHHVREMSVMGFSEVLFRIPFLRRVSRELIESIDARKPDGVILVDYPGFNLRFAALARARGLKVIYFISPQVWAWGKGRIEKIRRTVDLMLTVFKFEEEMYKEEGIDAHWVGHPLVDEITHPDSSSFSEFKKKYGIAEGSKILALLPGSRLQEIRRILPGMLRTAELLAGGLPHETIKIVTVIGCAPGIGSKIYDELTAGSRAYPLLCPDVESLLISSDAGIIASGTATLEAALYGLPIAVVYKTGWLNYLIGRSLVKLKSISLVNIVAGKEIVKEFVQGNFKPGEVAEAVREMLVAGGVAEKMRNEYKEVRRILGEKGATDRAAKLILNSI
- a CDS encoding gamma-glutamyl-gamma-aminobutyrate hydrolase family protein (Members of this family of hydrolases with an active site Cys residue belong to MEROPS family C26.) encodes the protein MFKIALSDCGKKNKNYEKFVSRIPGSSTVILSAGRGNDGELKSCDGLVLTGGKDVAPELFGDWADETVEVDSERDGFEFKLIEKSMKLGLPILGICRGIQVVNVYLGGTLILDLQKYHARKHDEVKEDVDRTHTIKVVPSSKLGKFVGRESGTVNSAHHQAVERIGKGLKLAARAEDGTVEALEGDEELTSKIVLVQWHPERMDFENPFAHGVLDLFARQMEDNQHSEKYAQWRSNNE